The genome window ATAAGCCGTCCATCGGCCCGTTTCTTCCCAAAGTTCCTTCGGATGCAGGGCTGGCAAAAGCACTTGCTGTCCGCCAATGGCATCCATTTCTTCTTCCACTATCCTGGATACCTTGGTCAAGACCCGATACCCCAGGGGCAGATATGAATATATCCCCGAAGCCAAACGTCGAATAAGCCCAGCCCTAAGCATCAGCTTATGGCTGATAAGCTCTGCCTCATGGGGCTCCTCAAATAGGGTAGGCAAAAATAATCCGGACATCTTCATCAGAAAATAACCTCCTTTTCTTATTACCGATTGCAGGTTTCAGATTTGATGGTTAGGCAAAAAGGTCTCTGGGGCTTTTGTTCCCTTGGGACTTTTTACCGGATCATCAGGATATGAGCCGTTTAAAATTGGAGTAATGCTCTAGTGCTTGTCTTTATGCCAAAGGGTTAAATAATTACCCAAATAAGCAATCATAAGGGTTACCCCATTAAAGCAAGCTTGCCAAGGCGCTACGCGGTATCTTTAATTACCTGCTGGCAGGCCGCCCAGACCTGATCAACTTCTAACTCCTTAAGACATCTGTTATCTTCGCATCCGGAAGCCCCACAGGGAGAACAGTCCATTTCTTTACGGACAATATAGCTATACCTTCCCAAGGGCTGCCAGAGGGCAGGATTAGCTGGGCCAAAGATGGTCAGAATAGGTATATTCAAGGCGGCCGTAATATGGCTCGGCCCAGTATCGTGGCCAATATAAAGTCTGAGATAGGTTACCACTACCGCAAACTGGTTCATAGAACCCTTGCCCGCTAAATTGACCGGTTTTATCTTCATCAACCGGCTTATCTTCTCAGCCGCCATCACCTCATCTGCCCGGGAATCATCTTCTTCAGCGGTCCGGATATATCTGGAACCAAAGAGTATAATCCTGGCCCCGTAAGTCTCTACCAACCGGTCAGCCAGTTCGGCAAATTTCTCAGGGGCCCATCGGCGATTAACCACCCCGCATCCAGGATGGATGCCGATCAGGGTTTCATCCGGGCGAAAGTTCAGCTTCATAAAGGCCGCCACATCTTTTTTATCTTGCTCGGGCGGCCAGACAGGAGGGGGGAAGGCCGCAGGTATACCTATCTCCAGAAGAGAGAGAAACTTCAGGTACTGGTAAATAATATGCTCGTGAGAATTTTTTTCGATCAGGTCCGTATAAAAACGGTCGGCCGGACCTCCGCCTTTGAAAGACATCCTTCGTCGCGCCCGGCAGGCGATAGTGATCAGGGTGCTCAGAGGCGGACAACCGAAATCAAGAAGCAGATCGTAGCGCTCCTTGAGATTAATAATCTTGGCAAAGCCTGTGCCTACGTCAGAGGCGTGCTGAAGGCATTGCTCCCTCATTTCCTCTGGCACAAGCAGCTCGTCTATATAGGGACAATTAACCGCCAAATCTTTAGTTACCAGCCAATTTAACAGGGTAATATGGGCCTCTGGATAGCGTTCCCTTACGGCCTTTAAAACCGGGGTATAGTAAACAAAATCCCCCATTCCATTTAGCCCATTTATGAGTATCCTTTCATAATCCATTTTTCTTGAGGTTAAAGATGCAAGGCCATACCGCAAAAGTCACCCCGACAACTTATCTTTGGTGATGGGTAGTCTGGTTTATTTTGAAGTGTTTTGTAAACTGATAGAAAACTGATAGAAATTTGTTTTTAGGGTGTTTTAGACTGTTTATCCTATCCGTTCTTTTATCTTATGAGAAGATTTTAACAGAAATTTTATCTTATGTCAACAAAAATTTCGGTTGATGTTACTATATCAAAATGCAAAACTTAATTACTACTATACTTTTGCACTTTTTGTCATTCCTGCGCAAGCAGGAATCCAGAAGTCTTGATATTACTGGATTCCCGCTTTTGCGGGAATGACGAGAGGTTATTGTAAAATATTTGTATTTCAAGTAGTTACAAAAAAGTGCGAAAGTATAGTTACTATTAAGTGTTCAGCCACAAAGACACTAAGACACAAAGATTAAAGAATTATTTCTTATTCATGTCTTCGTGCCTTGGTGGCTGAACGGTTACAATTACTAAATGAAAATGAAATATTTTTGAAAATATAGTTGTAGGGCTGTGGGTATGTGAGCAACCCCGAAGGAGTTGGTCAAGTGCTCGAGGCTTGAGCGAGGATCATTCTGAGTGGTGGATGGTTACTATTATTTTAACGAATGTCAAGAATTTTAGCCCCATTTCTTGACTATGTTCCCCAGAAAATTTATGGGAAATGATAAAGGGGCGATTAGTCTGCACCGTTTCTGGTCTTTGGGAACAATGGTGGGTGAGAGCCAGTCAGGCCAATCGCTTGATCAAATAATTTTCTTGACTTATCCGTCTTTCTATGATATATAACGAAGGAGGGCAACTACATAGGGGTTGTTAATCAGATCGCTGTTTGGAGGTTAGGTCTATGAAAAATCAACAAAAGGTAAGTTTTCTCCCCTTGGCCAATATCCTGAGTGAAGAGCTTTCTTTTGGCACCAATTGGTTGGTTAGGGGGGATCAAGGGGCAGGTAAAACTACCTTTGCCTTTCAGTTTCTCTCTCAAGGTCTAAGGAAAAGGGAATCAGCCCTTTTTGTGGCGGCTGATGAGCCGGTAGACCGGGTGAGAAGCAATCTGACCAATCTTGGGTTTGGGACGTTAGCTTATGAGCGAAGCAAAAAAATTGTTTTTATTGATGCCT of bacterium contains these proteins:
- a CDS encoding glycosyltransferase family 9 protein, whose protein sequence is MDYERILINGLNGMGDFVYYTPVLKAVRERYPEAHITLLNWLVTKDLAVNCPYIDELLVPEEMREQCLQHASDVGTGFAKIINLKERYDLLLDFGCPPLSTLITIACRARRRMSFKGGGPADRFYTDLIEKNSHEHIIYQYLKFLSLLEIGIPAAFPPPVWPPEQDKKDVAAFMKLNFRPDETLIGIHPGCGVVNRRWAPEKFAELADRLVETYGARIILFGSRYIRTAEEDDSRADEVMAAEKISRLMKIKPVNLAGKGSMNQFAVVVTYLRLYIGHDTGPSHITAALNIPILTIFGPANPALWQPLGRYSYIVRKEMDCSPCGASGCEDNRCLKELEVDQVWAACQQVIKDTA